From Carya illinoinensis cultivar Pawnee chromosome 5, C.illinoinensisPawnee_v1, whole genome shotgun sequence, one genomic window encodes:
- the LOC122310546 gene encoding calnexin homolog 1-like, whose amino-acid sequence MMMELRWRIPQLPAVEQCIAVLLIASFAFQICASASDVIYYETFDESFEGRWVVSQKDDYKGVWKHSKSEGHDDYGLLVSEKARKYAIVKELDQALSLKDETIVLQFEVRLQDGLECGGAYLKYLRPQEAGWQPKEFDSSSPYSIMFGPDKCGSTNKVHFILKHKNPKSGDYVEHHLKYPPSVPSDKLSHVYSAILRPDNEVSILIDGEEKKKANFLSGDDFEPPLIPAKTIPDPDDKKPEDWDERAKIPDPEAVKPDDWDEDAPMEIEDEEAVKPEGWLDDEPEEVDDPDAAKPEDWDDEEDGEWEAPKIDNPKCEVAPGCGVWKRPMKRNPAYKGKWHAPLIDNPNYKGIWKPQDIPNPDYFELEKPDFEPIAAIGIEIWTMQDGILFDNILIAGDEKSAESYRLTTWKPKFEDEKEKQKAEEAAAGLSEGLSDFQKKVFDFLYKIGDIPFLDAYKPKIIDLIEKGEKQPNITIGVIVSIVLVILTIFFRLLFGGKKPAVNVSETSTDASAETSTNQESIGEKEREDENEDDADADAPRRRPGTRRDQ is encoded by the exons atgATGATGGAATTGAGGTGGAGAATCCCACAGCTACCAGCTGTTGAGCAGTGCATAGCGGTGTTGCTGATTGCTTCCTTCGCCTTTCAGATCTGCGCTTCTGCTTCCGATGTg ATCTATTACGAAACATTTGACGAATCGTTCGAGGGCCGGTGGGTTGTTTCTCAGAAGGATGACTATAAAG GTGTCTGGAAACATTCAAAAAGTGAAGGACATGATGATTACGGCCTTCTGGTTAGTGAAAAGGCAAGGAAGTATGCAATAGTAAAAGAGCTAGATCAGGCTTTGAGTCTCAAAGACGAAACCATCGTCCTACAGTTTGAGGTCCGGCTCCAGGATGGGCTAGAATGTGGTGGTGCGTACTTGAAGTACCTTCGACCCCAAGAGGCAGGATGGCAACCCAAGGAATTCGATAGCTCCTCTCCATACTCCATAATGTTTGGACCTGACAAATGTGGCTCAACAAACAAGGTGCACTTCATCCTTAAGCACAAGAATCCCAAGAGTGGGGATTATGTCGAGCACCATCTAAAGTACCCCCCTTCTGTGCCCTCGGACAAACTGTCCCATGTCTACAGTGCAATATTGAGACCGGATAATGAAGTTAGTATTCTAATAGAtggggaggagaagaagaaggcaaATTTCCTCTCTGGTGATGACTTTGAGCCGCCTCTAATTCCGGCCAAGACAATTCCTGACCCAGATGATAAGAAACCAGAGGACTGGGATGAGCGGGCTAAAATTCCAGATCCAGAAGCAGTGAAGCCAGATGATTGGGATGAGGATGCACCCATGGAAATTGAAGATGAGGAGGCTGTGAAACCTGAAGGATGGCTGGATGATGAGCCGGAGGAGGTCGACGATCCTGATGCTGCAAAGCCAGAAGATTGGGATGACGAGGAAGATGGTGAATGGGAGGCACCAAAAATTGATAACCCAAAGTGTGAGGTTGCACCTGGGTGTGGTGTGTGGAAGAGGCCAATGAAGAGGAATCCAGCTTATAAAGGGAAATGGCATGCTCCTCTAATCGACAACCCTAATTATAAGGGCATATGGAAACCTCAAGATATCCCAAACCCAGATTACTTTGAGCTCGAGAAACCTGATTTTGAGCCCATTGCTGCCATTGGCATTGAGATCTGGACAATGCAGGATGGCATTTTGTTTGACAATATTCTCATTGCGGGTGATGAGAAGTCTGCAGAATCATACAGGCTAACAACATGGAAGCCAAAGTTTgaagatgaaaaagagaaacaaaaggcTGAAGAAGCTGCTGCCGGTCTTTCAGAAGGCCTCTCTGACTTCCAG AAGAAGGTTTTTGACTTTCTTTACAAGATAGGGGACATTCCTTTCTTGGATGCATACAAACCTAAGATCATT GATCTAATTGAGAAGGGAGAAAAGCAACCCAATATAACCATCGGTGTTATTGTTTCAATTGTGTTGGTTATTTTGACAATCTTCTTCAGACTCCTTTTTGGCGGCAAAAAGCCAGCG GTCAATGTCAGTGAAACAAGCACAGATGCATCTGCAGAGACTTCCACCAATCAAGAAAGCATTGGGGAGAAGGAACGTGAGGATGAGAATGAGGATGATGCTGATGCTGATGCTCCACGTAGGAGGCCTGGTACCAGACGGGACCAGTGA